One genomic segment of Helianthus annuus cultivar XRQ/B chromosome 14, HanXRQr2.0-SUNRISE, whole genome shotgun sequence includes these proteins:
- the LOC118486633 gene encoding uncharacterized protein LOC118486633: MTMSGSGQRRRSIVSVQDRFSYARLFEWYAVLSLFRVLFRVRITDSGSVLVREFRSSQSSVQSFGFSVRFNIRFEVLFGCFESFGSTWIRVLFPGYFGSVNGSGQPLSTVNTGSKLVNAVRRNDMKIRNALVAR, translated from the exons ATGACGATGTCCG GTTCGGGTCAACGGCGCAGGTCAATAGTTTCAGTTCAGGACAGGTTCAGTTACGCTAGGTTGTTCGAATGGTATGCAGTTTTGAGTTTGTTTCGGGTTTTATTTCGGGTCAGAATTACGGATTCAGGCTCTGTTTTGGTTCGGGAGTTTCGCTCAAGTCAATCTTCGGTTCAAAGTTTCGGGTTCTCGGTTCGGTTCAACATCAGATTTGAAGTTTTATTTGGGTGTTTCGAGAGCTTTGGTTCGACTTGGATTCGGGTATTATTTCCGGGTTATTTCGGTTCGGTCAACGGTTCGGGTCAGCCGCTGTCAACAGTCAACACCGGGTCAAAGTTGGTCAACGCGGTTCGGCGAAACGACATGAAGATTCG gaatgccttagttgcacgctag